The Streptomyces sp. DG1A-41 genomic sequence GCGCCCTCCTCTCCCCACACTCCCGGCAGCACCGCCCCGCCGCGCACCCCCGGCGGAGGCCCCGCCCGCACCCCGGCAGCCGACGGCCGCCCTCCGGGCTCCGCCCGCACCGCGAGGCCCCGCACCCGCCCCAGGGACACCCGCCCCCCGACACCTTCCGCCGCCCCCACAGCACCCCGCAGGGCGCCGCGAACCACCGCCCCGGCCCCCAGGGACACCACACCACGCGTCCCCGCCCAGCACCCCCACCGCCCGGTTCCGGTCCCCCACCCCCTCCCCACCGACGTCTTCGCCGACCTCCTCGTGGCCGTCCTCAGCGGCCACCGCCCCGTCCACTCGATGCTCCGCCACACCCGGGGCCGTGCCTACGACGAACTGGCCTGGCTCGCCGAACGCGGCCCCCTGCGCACCCGCGGCGCCCGCCCCGTCGTCCGCGACATCGGCTACTTCGAACCCCGCCCCGGCGCCATCGAGGCCTTCGCCCGCATCGGCGCCGGCGACCAACTGCGCGCCATGGCCTTCCGCCTGGAGCTCGGCCAGGACCTCCGCTGGCGTTGCACGGCAGTGGAACTCGGCGGTCCCCGCCCGCCCCGCGCAGAGGCCGACTGAGCATCGCCCAAGGCGGCACAGCCGCCGGTTTCGGCAAGCCGAAGGGCCGGACACCCTCGGGTGCCCGGCCCTTCACGCCGCTACGGTGCCTCAGCGGCCGTCACTTCTTGCGACGGCCCCGGCTGCGCGCCTGCTTGCGGCGCTCCGCGCGCGTGAGGCCGTCGGCCTCGGAACGCACCGGCTCGTCGTCGGTGGCGAAGTCACCCTCGATGGTGCCGCCCTCACCGTCGACCGTCGGCGCGGAGAAGTGGAGGTTGCGCCGCTGCGGGGCGTCGAGCCCCTTGGCGCGGATCTCCGGGCGGGCACCGGCCTGCGCCGGCACCGTGTCGTGCTTCTCCAGGTCGGCCACCGGCTTGGCGTCCTCGACCGGGACCTCCTCGACCTGCTGCTCGACCTGGACCTCCAGGTTGAACAGGTAGCCGACGGACTCCTCCTTGATGCCCTCCATCATCGCGGTGAACATGTCGAAGCCCTCGCGCTGGTACTCGACCAGCGGGTCCTTCTGCGCCATCGCGCGCAGGCCGATGCCCTCCTGGAGGTAGTCCATCTCGTAGAGGTGCTCGCGCCACTTGCGGTCGAGGACCGACAG encodes the following:
- a CDS encoding Rv3235 family protein, with the protein product MNKVMTRAQQRPGTRPPARRDPRRPGGSANPRTPGSTAPRPAGTPTHHTLSSTTPPRTTGGTTSRTPAPSSPHTPGSTAPPRTPGGGPARTPAADGRPPGSARTARPRTRPRDTRPPTPSAAPTAPRRAPRTTAPAPRDTTPRVPAQHPHRPVPVPHPLPTDVFADLLVAVLSGHRPVHSMLRHTRGRAYDELAWLAERGPLRTRGARPVVRDIGYFEPRPGAIEAFARIGAGDQLRAMAFRLELGQDLRWRCTAVELGGPRPPRAEAD